CAAAAATCTTCTGCGTGGCGAATCAAAAAGGCGGTGTCGGCAAGACGACGACGACGGTCAATCTCGCCGCGAGTCTTGCTTCGCAGGGGCAACGAGTCCTGCTGATCGATCTCGATCCGCAGGGCAACGCGACGATGGGCAGCGGCATCAACAAGGCCGAGTGCGAGAACACGGTCTACGAGGTGCTCGTCGATGGCGTGTCGGTAGCCGATGCACGCGTGAAGTCCGAGGCGGCCTCGTATGACATCTTGCCTGCGAATCGCGAACTCGCCGGCGCCGAAATCGAACTCGTCGGCGTGCAGAATCGCGAAAGGCAATTGAAAGTTGCGTTGGCTGTGGTTGCCGATGATTATGACTTCGTGCTGATCGACTGCCCGCCGGCATTGTCGCTGCTGACGCTGAACGGCCTGTGCGCCGCGCACGGCGTTGTCATCCCGATGCAGTGCGAGTACTTCGCGCTTGAGGGCCTGTCCGACCTTGTCAATACGATCAAGCAGGTTCACGCGAATCTGAATCGCGATTTGAAGGTGATCGGCTTGCTGCGTGTCATGTTCGATCCGCGCATCACGTTGCAGCAGCAGGTGTCGGATCAGCTCAAGGAGCATTTCGGCGACAAGGTGTTCGACGTCGTGATTCCACGCAACGTGCGCTTGGCCGAGGCGCCGAGCTATGGGCTGCCGGGCGTCGTCTTCGATCGCGCGTCGCGCGGGGCGCAGGCCTACGTGCAGTTCGGGGCCGAAATGATTGAACGTGTGCGCGCGCTGTGAGCACAGCGCGGCGCAATAGCGAAGCAGCAAAGCGGATCGAGGGAATGCGATGAATGCCGTAGCGAAGAAAAAGGGATTGGGGCGCGGGCTGGAAGCCTTGCTCGGCGGCAGCGCCGAGATCACGACGGCTGTGCGCGGCGAGGGGCAACCCCATGTGCTGCCGCTCGGCAAATTGCAGGCGGGCAAATATCAGCCACGCACACGGATGGACGAGGGCAGTTTGCAGGAGCTCGCGGCGAGCATTCGCGCGCAGGGTGTCATGCAGCCGATCCTCGTGCGTCCCGTTTCGGAAGAAAGGTACGAGATCATTGCGGGTGAGCGCCGGTTTCGCGCGGCGCACATCGCTGGGCTCGCCGAGGTGCCGGTGCTCGTCAAGGACGTGCCCGACCAAGCCGCGGCGGCGATGGCCCTCATCGAGAACATTCAGCGCGAGGATCTGAATCCGCTCGAAGAAGCGCAAGGCATTCAGCGTCTGCTCGACGAGTTCGACTTCACGCATGAACAGGCGGCCGAGTCGGTAGGGCGTTCGCGCAGTGCCGTGTCGAATCTGTTGCGTTTGCTCAACCTCGCTCAGCCCGTACAGACGATGCTGCTAGCCGGCGATCTCGACATGGGTCACGCGCGCGCCTTGCTGGCAGTCGACGCGGCGACGCAGATCACGCTGGCCAATCAGGTGATCAACAAGCGCATGTCGGTGCGCGAAACGGAACGGCTCGTCACGGTCACGACGAAAGCCGAGCCCGCGGTGAAAGCGCGCGCGAATCACGATGGCGGTCGCGACACGCGTCGCCTGGAAGAAGAGCTGTCGGATCTGTTCGCGGCGGCCGTCAAGATCAAACTCAATCGGCGCGGGCGCGGTCAACTGCAGATCGAATTCGGCGATCTGGACGCGCTCGACGGCATCCTCGTGCGGCTGCGCGGCAGCTCGACGGCCTGACTGTAGCCCTGAATTTGGCACGGTTCTGGCGCGTCCCTCGCGCGTCTCTCGCTTTTGCTCCCTGCTCGACTTCCAGCCGCCCATGCCGACTGCCGACGATGTGCATCCCGCTCGCTCGAACCTGCCGCGCAAGCTCGTCTCGTTCGCACTGAAAGAGCCGGTCCTGACGATTCTCATTGCTGCGCTCGTCGTGCTGCAATGCGCGCGTCCGCAGCCTTGGCTCGCGCTGCCCAAGCTCGTCGATTGGCCGACCGTGATGACGCTGGCCGGCCTTTTGATGCTGACGAAGGCGATCGAGCGTTCCGGTCTGTTGATGTGGCTCGCGCATCGCGTCGTGCATCGCGTTCGCTCCGAGCGCACGCTCGCGTGCTTGCTGATCGGCCTCGCGGCGGCGCTGTCGATGCTCGTCACGAACGACGTCGCGCTGTTCGTCGTCGTGCCGCTCGTGCTCTCGCTGCACGCGCTGACGCCGCTGCCCGTCAAGCGGCTCACGATCTTCTTGGCGCTGGCCGTCAATGCGGGCTCGATTCTGACGCCGC
The sequence above is a segment of the Trinickia acidisoli genome. Coding sequences within it:
- a CDS encoding ParA family protein; this translates as MAKIFCVANQKGGVGKTTTTVNLAASLASQGQRVLLIDLDPQGNATMGSGINKAECENTVYEVLVDGVSVADARVKSEAASYDILPANRELAGAEIELVGVQNRERQLKVALAVVADDYDFVLIDCPPALSLLTLNGLCAAHGVVIPMQCEYFALEGLSDLVNTIKQVHANLNRDLKVIGLLRVMFDPRITLQQQVSDQLKEHFGDKVFDVVIPRNVRLAEAPSYGLPGVVFDRASRGAQAYVQFGAEMIERVRAL
- a CDS encoding ParB/RepB/Spo0J family partition protein, whose amino-acid sequence is MNAVAKKKGLGRGLEALLGGSAEITTAVRGEGQPHVLPLGKLQAGKYQPRTRMDEGSLQELAASIRAQGVMQPILVRPVSEERYEIIAGERRFRAAHIAGLAEVPVLVKDVPDQAAAAMALIENIQREDLNPLEEAQGIQRLLDEFDFTHEQAAESVGRSRSAVSNLLRLLNLAQPVQTMLLAGDLDMGHARALLAVDAATQITLANQVINKRMSVRETERLVTVTTKAEPAVKARANHDGGRDTRRLEEELSDLFAAAVKIKLNRRGRGQLQIEFGDLDALDGILVRLRGSSTA